The genomic window TTTAACCACGCCGCGCCCAACCCACAGTATGTGCTTGCCGCGAATATCCCACTTACGCCGCCTCTTACCAGCAACCACAGTGATCATCATGGCAAGAATCGCCGCCGAGAATATCATCGCAATAACAAACAACGTCATCCATAGCGGCCATTGCACATGGTCTTCTGGCGGCGCAACAGGGTCCGGCAGCACACGATACCCCGTAACCAGCAACCTATGCGAGTTCACACCATACGGCGTACAAGTAAGCAGCGTAGCTAAATCGCGCCCCTTCTCGCGCTGCAGCAAACTTATATCGTGCGGATCCACCACGTTTATACGAAACACCTTGTAACGCAAGGTCTCCCCTTGCACATCAAGATAAAAGTAGTCACCCTTTTTAAGGTCTGTTAGCGAATCAAACATGGTTGCGTTCGGCAAACCAGTGTGCGCGGTAATCACAGTATGCCGCCCCTTGCCGCCCACTGGCAAATCCGTGCCATACAAGTGCCCCGCGCCTCGCGCAAGCGTATCTTCTTTTGTACCGTGGTAAATCGGCAGCTTTACGCCAATCTTCGGAATTTTTACAATGCCAATAATGCCCATCGGCTCCTCAAGCGTTTTAAGATAACGCTTGTATCCAGGCGTGTTAGTTATATCTTCCTGACCGTCGCCGCCGTACGGGTCGCGCGTGAGCATATCCTTGCGCGTTGCGTTGTAGCGCTTTGCGCCGCGAATGTGCGCGCGCCGCACGTCGCCAGCCTGATCGTGATTATACTTGTCGTACGCTGTCGATATCTCCTTCGAAACGTGATTGTTCCACAGCGTTGAGCACACAGGGTAGCTAAAGCACAAAATGCCTGCAAGAACCAGCGCAATCGGCTCTAAGATACGCATCAGTGTGCTTTTCTTTTTAGTTATTTTTTTAGTTTTAAGTGTATTTTGGTTTATATTTTTGCTTGAGTTGGATCGTGGAATTTGCTCTTCGGTTGCTTGCGACTTATCCGCTAGCAAACCACTCGCACCAGCCACACTGCTCGTGCCAGCCACATTGGAGGTACGCTTCGCCTTATTCTTAAACAATTTAGCAACAGCGCGCTCACTCAACGAGTGGCACAAATTGCTAATATCGGCTAGCTTCATAACTCCTCCAAGCTCAAGCTATTGAATTAAAGATAATATTTGGTTTGATTTTGCTACAAACGCAGTGGGATTTTGCGCTTTTTGTTGCTCAAAACGGCAAAATTAACAACAAAATCGGGAAAAACTTACCGAAAATGTTGCTTAAAACCACAAAATCAACAACAAAAAGCGGAAAACGACGGGTTTTGTTGCTTTAACAGTCCACATAGGATTGAGTCTAGGGTTTTTGCCCTAGACTCAATCGTTTATGATTTACTAATCAAACTGAGCAAATCACGCAGCCTGCTGCTCTTCTTCCTTCTTGCGATTCTTAAGGAATACGAACATACCAGATCCAACAAGACCAAGGCCAATAAGCGCAAAGATAATCACGCCAGCAGCACCAGTCTTTGGAAGCTTGAACCAATTGTTACCACCATCAGGACCACCATTTGGAAGATCCTTGAAGGAGTATGTAAATGTTTGATCGGCAGCCTTGTAGTTAGCATTTTTTGTGTAATCCTTAGGAATAGTAACCTTGTCAACAGCTGGAGACAAAGCAAACTTTTCTGGAGCCTTGGTCTCCACAACATAGAATTCTTGTCCAGCCTTTGCTTCAAAAGCAGTAGTCAAACCAGTAGCAGGAGTTCCATTCTCACCATTCGCAAAGCCCTTAGCAGACTTATTCTTGCACTTATCATCAGAACGAGTAAGATCCGCTGCGCAAGCCTTTGCATCATTTTCACTAGCGAAGATTGCAAACTTCGCGCCAGCAAGAGGACTTGTACCGTCAATTCCGTTAACCTTCTTAATATTGAACTTAACAAGAGTTACCTTAGATTCGTCGCCTGGATTTGGATTAACAGGCTTTGGCTTATCCTGTTCAGGAGTACCTTTCTTATATCCTGGCTGATAGCCGAACTTATTAACAACTTCGCCAGTACCAACACCAGCTTTAAGAGTAAACTCAAGCTCTACCTTCAACTTTGCATTTGCATTTGTTTTAAGTGCAGTTGCAATTTCACCAAGACCAGCATCGGTAAACGATACAGTGATACGCTTACGGGTTGCAGCGGGTTGATTATCAACAGGACTATCAGCAACACTAACCGTGTACTTATCTTCCTTACCTTTAGTATTCTTAATCTCAGTATTACCGATCATAACCTTCTTAACTACTGTTTTGCTAGAATCGTATGCCTTGCTCAATGCATCATCCCATACTGCAAAGCCCTTATAATCATCAGCCGTACGATCCTTAACAGGTGTACCACTCTTTGTCACTACAGCAGTCTCGATAGTATATGGTAAAACATCTCCAGCACCAACCATTCCTTTAGTATCAACAGTTTTCTTAATAGCATCCTTGGTATATGCGTTCTTAGGATCAACTGTCACATCGTAGTTATAGGTATTATCCGTAGAATTAGATTTACGAGTAACTTCTGGGATAGTCATAAAGAATGGGTCAGGCAGCTTTTCATATCCGTCTGGAACCTCAGTTTCTTCAACCTTGTAAAGGCCGATTCCAAGGTCAGGGAATTTTGCAATACCTTCATTATTAGTAGCTTGTTCACTTGACTTATCTTCAAATGCAATATTACTTGAAGTATTAGGTGTTAGGTTAAGCGTTGGTACCTTAGCTGCAACCTTAAGCCATTCATCATATTTCGTAAGGTCAAGGTTTGCGTTGCCAAGCGACTTAACCTTAGTCACCTTAAACTTTGCACCAGTAACCTTAGTTTTCTTGGTCTGTTCACCTTGGTCATTAACTTCATCCTTGTACTTGGTAATGGTGATGGAGCCCTTTTTATTTGCAGCCTCATTACCAAGAGCCCATGGCGCCTT from Gardnerella vaginalis ATCC 14018 = JCM 11026 includes these protein-coding regions:
- a CDS encoding class C sortase → MKLADISNLCHSLSERAVAKLFKNKAKRTSNVAGTSSVAGASGLLADKSQATEEQIPRSNSSKNINQNTLKTKKITKKKSTLMRILEPIALVLAGILCFSYPVCSTLWNNHVSKEISTAYDKYNHDQAGDVRRAHIRGAKRYNATRKDMLTRDPYGGDGQEDITNTPGYKRYLKTLEEPMGIIGIVKIPKIGVKLPIYHGTKEDTLARGAGHLYGTDLPVGGKGRHTVITAHTGLPNATMFDSLTDLKKGDYFYLDVQGETLRYKVFRINVVDPHDISLLQREKGRDLATLLTCTPYGVNSHRLLVTGYRVLPDPVAPPEDHVQWPLWMTLFVIAMIFSAAILAMMITVVAGKRRRKWDIRGKHILWVGRGVVKLR
- a CDS encoding SpaH/EbpB family LPXTG-anchored major pilin gives rise to the protein MNKFTKQCVAAVASLAMAGTLCVAGAVVAGSSAWAATAEKAPWALGNEAANKKGSITITKYKDEVNDQGEQTKKTKVTGAKFKVTKVKSLGNANLDLTKYDEWLKVAAKVPTLNLTPNTSSNIAFEDKSSEQATNNEGIAKFPDLGIGLYKVEETEVPDGYEKLPDPFFMTIPEVTRKSNSTDNTYNYDVTVDPKNAYTKDAIKKTVDTKGMVGAGDVLPYTIETAVVTKSGTPVKDRTADDYKGFAVWDDALSKAYDSSKTVVKKVMIGNTEIKNTKGKEDKYTVSVADSPVDNQPAATRKRITVSFTDAGLGEIATALKTNANAKLKVELEFTLKAGVGTGEVVNKFGYQPGYKKGTPEQDKPKPVNPNPGDESKVTLVKFNIKKVNGIDGTSPLAGAKFAIFASENDAKACAADLTRSDDKCKNKSAKGFANGENGTPATGLTTAFEAKAGQEFYVVETKAPEKFALSPAVDKVTIPKDYTKNANYKAADQTFTYSFKDLPNGGPDGGNNWFKLPKTGAAGVIIFALIGLGLVGSGMFVFLKNRKKEEEQQAA